The DNA region TTAGATAAGATTATTATTCACTTTATATTCAGGGGGCGAATATTTTGAAGTGGATAAACTTGTTTTTAATAAGTATTATTTTGGTGGGAATTGTAGGACTTTCAGGATGTACTAGTTCTGGAAATGATACTAATACAACCGTTGCAAACAACACCTCTGTAAAACCAGCACCAGTTGATAGTCCTATCTTTAGTAATCAATATGTATCATTTAAGAAACCCACAGATTTAACAATAACAGATGATTCAAACAGTACACAAATTGATATAAAATTACGTAGTGGTGATAAACTTATTGTTGAAATAAATAGTGTAACTAATGACACAAAATTTGTTAATTCTGAAATAGCTCAAAGTAACAAAACAACTGTAGCAAACAGAACAGCTTATGAATTTTCAGATCCAACAACCATCCAATTGTATATTCCCTTTTCAAAAAGTAATGGAAAAACAACTGCAATTTGGATCCAAGGTACTACCGATAATTTGCCAGATTATAACTTAATAAAGGATAGTTTAATAATTAATAAAATTCCATCCTAAATAAAACTATTTTTTCTCTTTTTTAAACCTAAAACTATTGTTAGAATGGTAATGTTCTATAAATCCCATTTAATATAAAATTGGAAGTATTCCAACTTTTTATAACCCCAAAATTATTAATGTTATTACTTGCATCTGCTGCATACCAACTACCATTTGCATAAAGATTGGTCCAAACATGACTAATCCATTCATGACTTTTATAGAAGTAACATGTTCCATATTTGTATCGGGCAAAAACCCCTGAATACTTAGCCAATGAAACTATTAAACGTGAAAGATCTACACAGTTCCCCTTTAATATTTTCAATGTTCCTGATGCACCGTACCTTGTTCCATAATAATATGAGTATTCAACATAATCTCTTACCCAATTGAAAATATTCAATGCCTTATCATAATTAGATTTAGTATCAATTCTCAATGCATAAGCAAGTGATGATACGGTAGTAAAACTTGGAACAGTTAATACTATTCCTGCTCTATTGTTTTTTAGATTATAATCGTATGTATTTGGTTGATAGTTTATTATGTTCTTAAATTTCACTTTATAAGCCAATACCTTTACCTTAATTATATAACGTGTTTACAGCACCTATTTTTAATTTGTTTATGTCCAAATTCCGGTTTTCGGATTGTAATTACCATTTCCATAACATGAAATATATTTAAGTAAATCTGGGTTTAATCCAGAATTTATAGTTAAATTCTGTGCATCGTTATGTCCTTGGTTTTTGACTTTAATTTTTATATAAATATTATGGAAATTTTTTGGATTATAGTTTGATGCAGATTGAGTAATGCTAATATCTGCAGATGGAGGTATCTTTAATGTGGTTGAAGTCATATTGTTAGAGATATTTGGATCTATGTTTAATCCTGATTTGTAAATGGCATTACTGGTAATGTTGATGTTAGATGCAATTATCTGTGCAACAACATGTAGATTGATATTAGTACCATTTTCTATTGTTTGCACAGACCATATCCCAGTTATATGATTGTATGAGCCTTTACCCTCATCTGAAATCCATTTAAGATGATTGTGATTTAATAAATGACTTATAGTTACATTATTTGCAGTATTTGGTCCATTGTTATCCATTTTTAAAGTGAATATAACATATTTCAAATAATTTGGATTATAGTTTGATGCATATTGTGATAACTTAATATCTGCTGTATTTTTATCATCTGATTCGCTGGTTGAGGCTACATTATCATTTGAAGATGTTAAATATTAATCTAAAATAGGGAATATCTTGCTGAAAAGCTTGATATTTTAAGGAATGAATTTTATGAAATATGATATGTATTATGAAGTTTTAGAACAGCCTAAATCACTTGTAAATACTTTAACTGAAGAAGAATTTAATATGAAGGCGATTTCAGAGAAAATAGCAAGAAAGGATAAAATATATTTAGTTGGTAGTGGAAGTTCTCTTTCAACTTGTTACTCTGCTAGGGATGCAATTGGATTTTTATCAGATATGAATATTGAAGTCAATACAGGATATGAATTTGTGCATCATAAAAAACTCCATAAAACAAATTCAGCATTAATATTAACCTCACAATCAGGAGAAACAGCAGATACTTTAGCAGCCCTTCGAAAAGCAAAAGAAAATGGTATTTACACTATTTCAATTACAAACGAAGCTGAAAGCAGTATGATGAAGGAATCTAATGATGCAATACTTACACGATGTGGAAGAGAAACTGCAACATTAGGCACAAAAATTTACATAACACAATTATTATGTTTATACGAAATTCTGTTTTCAATTAAAGGATCTGAAGAAGCTAAAAAGATTTTGCAGGATCTGAAAGAAATTCCATTAATTATAGAACAATTGATCAAAAATACTAGAGAAGATAATAAAATTCTTGCGAAAGAATTCAAAGATGAAGACATATTTTAATGCATGGGTAGTGGCCCAAACTTTGGGTTAGCATATAAAATTGCTATGACAATGTTAATGGAAGGATCATTAAAACATGCTTGTCCACTTTACTCAGGAGAATTTAGACATGGACTAATCGAAAGAATCGAGGAGAACATTCCAATATTGTTCCTAGATGCAGGTTTTCCTGGTGATGAACTAACAAACAAATCAATAGACTTTTCCAATGAAATAGGTGCAAAAACCATAACATTCAAAATGAAAGACTACTTTAACATACATCCACTCTTAGCACCATTCATATTAGTAATACCTGTAGAATGGTTCATATACTATCTTTCCCACTACAACGGAGAAGATCCGGGAAGTACAAGACATATTGGAAAAGTAAGATACTGATTATCACTAATTAAAACATTTATTGGCAGTATTCCATTTTTATTATCTATTTATATTTTCTGGATTAACTTTTTTTCATAATCAAAGGATTATATATTTTTATGAAGTCATTTAACAATTAAAAATTTTTTTAATTAAAAAGAATTAACAGAGCATGTTGATTCATGTTTAAATTCAATAAGAATACTTAAATAACCGATATAAACATTCTAATTAGAATATCATACTCTTTAGTTAGGTAACAAAGTGATTAACTACATTCTTTCATTTTCTTCTTCCATCCCTATGTAAACCATATACTTGTAAATATATATCTGTAAAATAATTAAAAATTGAACATTTCCATCTTCTTGATTCTCATATTATTTACTCATTTCTTTTTACGATTTAAAAACTTAAATTTCTATAATAATTTAACTTATCAGAATTAATTACACTAAAAAAAAAATGTAAAAATTTTAAAAAATTATCAAGATAAATTTGATAAAATAATTATTGATATAGACTGTCTATGAAAAAAATCCTTTTAATAAAATAAGAAATTAAAACAAAAAAGAAAGAAATTAGAATAGTTTAAGCGTTACACGCTATAACTGTTCCATAACTTTGTGTGTTGTTGAACATATTTGTTGAGAAGTATGTTCTGTATGGTGCATTAACCCATGCGCCATTTGATGAATACTGTACTGATCTGTGTCTGCTTGACATGGAAGTTGAATACTGAATTATTCTGGCTTTCATACCTGCTGCAGTCATTTTCTTGTATAGGTAATCACTCATTGCCCAACAGTCACCGCTACCATGTGCAATCATACCTTCTGCTGTGTGTGCTGCACCACTGTATCGGTATTTTGAAGCTGCTTTCATTATAGAAGCCAAACTTGCAGTTGATGCAACAATTTTTGGTTTTTTAATGGTTAGTCCCTGAGTTGCTATGATCTTCTGAAATTGTGTTATTTGTATCAAAGTAGTACCGTAACGTATTGTTTTAGGTAATCTCCCGTTACTTGCATAGAATTTTTCAGCCCTGGAAATACCATCATTCATTTGAGCTACTGAAATTGGAGATACTGTAAAACTGGTTTTGTAAAGTGATACGCCGTTTCCTGACATGTCTGTTACACTGCCTGTGTGTATTATGAGGTTATATTTAACTCCTGTTGCTAGTGTTTTTGTAGGCGTGATACTGACTGTTTTGTCGCTTAAAGAATTTTTGGTAGAAATAACAGTTTTACCATTTTTAAGTTCTATCCACTTATTTCCTTCTTTGATTGCTTCATTGAATGTAACTTTAACAGTTTGACTTTTCGATATCACTGCGTGATTAGCTGGATCCACCGCTGTTACTTGGGGTGATGTATTTGCTGCTGCTGATGTACTCACATTTAAAAATAGTGCTAAACCAAATAATAGTAGCACTGATAATAATATTTTTCGCTTAATTCTATCGCCTCCGTACCCTAATAACATCACATTTGATTTCTTAATGATGTTTATTAGACTAATCACTAATCACTTGAATATCACTTATAAAGGTTTTGATATAATTTTGAAAAAAAGACGCTCTTACGGCTGTTTTATTAATTTAAGACGCGTTACACGTTTATTGAAACAAGGTATTATGGATAAGCCTACTCTGATGCTGTTTTTAACAAATAGTGTCTTCTAAAACAATATATCCCAAAAATAGGCGGATTAGTTCCTTTTATCAATTACTCACCTAGTTCATAATCATAAAAAAACCTCATAATTAGCATAAAATGATAAAAAAAGGTTTAATATAACTTATTTTAATGATTAAATGAATTTCAAGTAGTTTTAAAAAGAAATGAATATTATGAACCCAATTCAAATAATTGACTGTAATTGCTTTTTAAAAATAAAAATTATATTGAATAGTATATGTTTAACGAATCAACCGATATTTGAAACCAACGTACATTTTACACCTAATTAAGGATCTTTTTTCAACCTTAAAACTTAATAATAATATGAAATTACTGTAAAGATAGTTAATTTAAATAATAAAAGCTAAAAATAGTAAAAAGTAGATATAATGGATTATTACGGAATAAGGTACAATAAATATTAACTAAATAAAAAATTTTATTCATCAACAATACATCATATATTAAAGAAACTTTATTATAATAATTTAATAGTAAATTCAAATATTTACCAGATTATGATAATAAGTAAATAACTGGAGAAAATACATGAAACATCTATTATCCAAGGATTTGAAATTAATTTTTTTGTTATCATTAATTTATATTATTCTTATATCATTCCCAAATTTGCACTTCAATAAATCATTTTTAGAACTAGGATTTTTAGTATTATCATTCCTATTTGTAGGTTACTCTTTAATTTCATTGTTACGGCCTGAAGAAAATTATCATGAAATTCTCAATAAACCCCTCTTAATTTTAGAGTTCAGTGTCCTCATAATACTAGCAGTGAGTGTTATATTAAAATTTTCTTTAGGGCTTCATGTATTGATACTGGTCACTTTAATGTCCATAATAACAATGGTTTTATCATTGTCAGCATATATTCGTAGAATTGGATACTATAAACCAAATGGAAAAAGGATCGTATCTCATAGTCCAGATGAAACCCCGATCCAACCTGAAGATGCCACTAGTCCAACAGAACAAAAAACAAGCCAAACAATAGAGAAACCTACAACTAAACCCGGCCCAAAATCTAAATTCAGTTTATTCTATGACCTGATACTCATTGATCTGCTGTCCATATTTGCAATAACCACCTACTTTATCCCCCATATCAATATAAACCTGCTTCATGACGTTATAGGTATTATTTATATGGTTTTTATACCAGGATATATGTTTATGGCCATATTATTGCCTAAAAAAAGCAGTTTAGGAACTATCATACGTTTAGGCCTGAGTGTTGGTGTTACTTTACCCGTTACATCATTGATAGGAATGGTATTGTATTACACTAAGTATGGAATTAGTATAAATTCCTTACTAATTCCCCTTGCAATTTTAACCCTAATCTTAAGCGTATATGCAATAAAGAAAAGGATAAAGGCTTATAATCAATAAATATAGTTTATAATTTTATATTATCTTATTTATACTAACGATTCTCACAAAAAATCTGATGAAATGTATTTCCATATCAAATATTACTATATCTAACTTTTTTTAATTTTTTAAGAAATTTACTCTTGCTTTCTTAGGATATAAAAAAATTTTGATAATAATGCTTTATAAAATTAATTGAAAAAATTGAAAATAATTATTCCAACATATTAAAACTTCAAAGTGAATTCATGGGGTTAATATTATATAATATCACAAATAAAATTCTAAAATAGTATTAATACTTAAAATAGAAGTAGTTAATTAGGGGGATAACATGAATAAAGATTATAAATTGATGGGTATGTTGATACCAATAATTTTAGTTTTAAG from Methanobacterium spitsbergense includes:
- a CDS encoding DUF11 domain-containing protein, whose product is MKLSQYASNYNPNYLKYVIFTLKMDNNGPNTANNVTISHLLNHNHLKWISDEGKGSYNHITGIWSVQTIENGTNINLHVVAQIIASNINITSNAIYKSGLNIDPNISNNMTSTTLKIPPSADISITQSASNYNPKNFHNIYIKIKVKNQGHNDAQNLTINSGLNPDLLKYISCYGNGNYNPKTGIWT
- a CDS encoding transglutaminase-like domain-containing protein; amino-acid sequence: MAYKVKFKNIINYQPNTYDYNLKNNRAGIVLTVPSFTTVSSLAYALRIDTKSNYDKALNIFNWVRDYVEYSYYYGTRYGASGTLKILKGNCVDLSRLIVSLAKYSGVFARYKYGTCYFYKSHEWISHVWTNLYANGSWYAADASNNINNFGVIKSWNTSNFILNGIYRTLPF
- a CDS encoding Ig-like domain-containing protein: MLLGYGGDRIKRKILLSVLLLFGLALFLNVSTSAAANTSPQVTAVDPANHAVISKSQTVKVTFNEAIKEGNKWIELKNGKTVISTKNSLSDKTVSITPTKTLATGVKYNLIIHTGSVTDMSGNGVSLYKTSFTVSPISVAQMNDGISRAEKFYASNGRLPKTIRYGTTLIQITQFQKIIATQGLTIKKPKIVASTASLASIMKAASKYRYSGAAHTAEGMIAHGSGDCWAMSDYLYKKMTAAGMKARIIQYSTSMSSRHRSVQYSSNGAWVNAPYRTYFSTNMFNNTQSYGTVIACNA
- a CDS encoding DUF1616 domain-containing protein, translating into MKHLLSKDLKLIFLLSLIYIILISFPNLHFNKSFLELGFLVLSFLFVGYSLISLLRPEENYHEILNKPLLILEFSVLIILAVSVILKFSLGLHVLILVTLMSIITMVLSLSAYIRRIGYYKPNGKRIVSHSPDETPIQPEDATSPTEQKTSQTIEKPTTKPGPKSKFSLFYDLILIDLLSIFAITTYFIPHININLLHDVIGIIYMVFIPGYMFMAILLPKKSSLGTIIRLGLSVGVTLPVTSLIGMVLYYTKYGISINSLLIPLAILTLILSVYAIKKRIKAYNQ